The region TATTCCTCTGCACAGCATCCATAACCATCCTGTATTCGTTTCGTGGCATCGCCGCCAATGACTATCGTCCGCGGCGAAGAGGCGCAAGCCTAGTTTTCAATCTTTGCGGAACAAACCCTCTGTCTGCCTTCACGATTGGCGATAACTCAAGCGACGTGTTAGAAGGAATGTCACCAAGCGGTGCATCAATGGTATCGACAGTGAGTGATACGAAACCTCGCATTCTCCAATATGAGCTTCCCGGCGAATGGACTCTCCTTGTCGGAGCTGCAGCAGCAGACAACGATGTCCTGAGCACGACCATTGCTCGCCCTGATGACTGGTGGTTTCACGTCGAGGATGTTCCGGGCAGTCACGTGATCTTGCGAGCAAAAGCTGACGAGGAACCGAGTCGCGAAACGTTACGTCAGGCGGCATCTGTCGCCGCCTATCA is a window of Deltaproteobacteria bacterium DNA encoding:
- a CDS encoding DUF814 domain-containing protein, translating into MVSTVSDTKPRILQYELPGEWTLLVGAAAADNDVLSTTIARPDDWWFHVEDVPGSHVILRAKADEEPSRETLRQAASVAAYHSKARTAGTVPVYCTRARYVRKPRGVKTGTVEVTSGTLLKVHPEVSFAKRVQYRGDVNAN